One stretch of Siphonobacter curvatus DNA includes these proteins:
- a CDS encoding LytR/AlgR family response regulator transcription factor, giving the protein MFSILAQPHPRFERDAATWWLSIGAGLFVGLFIIIFQPFGTARVVMPGKYLFLAGFGVITSLVLVTNYFALPALFPAWFREERWTVGRNIVFILGHFLGIAVLNYFYTTSVFGISRHIPGLLSMIGFTLIIGVFPTTAFTITTYVKKLKKYSQPPQPEPLSPQEIATETQQYIQFTAENGKDQLRLPVTELLYIESADNYSEIVFQENGQLRKELLRSSLSRLETQIPYDFIVRCHRSYIVNLHRVERVSGNAQGYKLHLRSLETLVPVARKYSELVTERFH; this is encoded by the coding sequence ATGTTTTCGATTCTGGCTCAGCCCCATCCCCGCTTCGAGCGTGATGCCGCTACCTGGTGGCTATCTATCGGAGCGGGTCTATTCGTGGGGCTGTTTATCATTATTTTTCAGCCTTTTGGAACCGCCCGGGTCGTCATGCCCGGGAAGTACCTGTTTCTTGCGGGTTTTGGAGTCATTACTTCGCTGGTACTGGTTACCAATTACTTTGCCTTACCGGCTCTATTTCCAGCGTGGTTTCGGGAGGAACGCTGGACGGTTGGTCGCAACATCGTCTTTATACTGGGCCATTTTCTGGGCATTGCCGTGCTTAATTACTTTTACACCACGAGCGTTTTTGGAATATCTCGACATATTCCGGGTTTACTTTCCATGATTGGGTTTACGTTGATTATTGGCGTTTTTCCGACGACGGCCTTTACCATTACCACGTACGTCAAAAAGCTTAAGAAGTACAGTCAGCCCCCCCAGCCGGAGCCCCTCTCCCCGCAGGAAATCGCTACCGAAACCCAACAGTATATTCAGTTCACGGCGGAAAACGGAAAAGATCAGCTACGCCTACCCGTGACCGAATTGCTGTACATTGAGTCAGCGGACAATTACTCGGAAATCGTTTTTCAGGAAAATGGTCAGCTCCGCAAGGAACTGCTCCGGAGTAGTCTGAGTCGACTGGAAACGCAAATCCCCTACGACTTCATCGTCCGCTGTCATCGTTCCTACATTGTCAATTTGCACCGTGTGGAACGGGTGAGTGGGAACGCTCAGGGGTACAAACTCCATCTGCGATCGCTGGAAACGCTTGTCCCCGTTGCTCGCAAGTATTCCGAACTGGTCACTGAACGCTTTCACTGA
- a CDS encoding rhomboid family intramembrane serine protease — protein MNLSLTLLFILLAVGASLYAWNNESILRRWVMNPYEVNRRNEYWRFITSGFIHADIGHLAFNMISLYSFGGLVESIFSQISPMGNLLYVALYIGGIIISDLPTYFKHRNNPNYNSLGASGGVSSVIFAGIMFAPTTSLYLFFIPIPIPGWIFGGLYLAYSYWESRRGAGYINHSAHLWGALYGIAFAIAAYPPVIGMFIEQIRG, from the coding sequence ATGAATCTGAGTCTGACCTTACTGTTTATACTACTGGCCGTAGGTGCCAGTTTATACGCCTGGAATAACGAATCCATCCTGCGTCGCTGGGTAATGAATCCGTACGAAGTCAATCGCCGGAACGAGTATTGGCGGTTTATTACGTCGGGCTTTATTCACGCCGATATTGGTCACCTGGCCTTTAACATGATCTCGCTGTATTCTTTCGGCGGTCTGGTGGAAAGCATTTTCTCGCAGATTTCGCCGATGGGAAATCTGCTGTATGTAGCTCTGTACATTGGCGGTATTATTATTTCCGACCTGCCCACATACTTCAAGCACCGGAATAATCCCAACTACAATTCCCTCGGGGCTTCGGGCGGGGTATCTTCCGTCATTTTCGCGGGGATTATGTTTGCTCCCACGACGTCACTGTACCTGTTTTTCATTCCCATCCCCATTCCGGGCTGGATTTTCGGTGGACTTTATCTGGCCTATTCCTACTGGGAATCCCGGCGGGGAGCGGGTTATATCAATCACTCGGCTCACTTGTGGGGAGCTTTGTACGGTATTGCTTTTGCCATTGCGGCTTATCCACCCGTCATCGGTATGTTTATTGAGCAAATCCGGGGATAA
- a CDS encoding aminotransferase class V-fold PLP-dependent enzyme — protein sequence MPSRRAFFRQSASVALFPSLKPLSESYFQEVARYRLGDSAQALASDEDFWALIQRAYTVSPTILNLNNGGVSPSPTLVQEAVERYFRYSNEAPSYYMWRVLDQGREPLREQLAKVAGTSPEEIAINRNATEALDTVILGLPLQKGDEVVVSNFDYPNMMSAWRQRELRDGLKLNYVKLPMPCEDENQLVKLFVEQMTPKTKVVHLTHVINWSGQVLPVRKIADEAHKRGIEVLVDGAHSFVHLDYKVPDLGCDYYGTSLHKWLSAPIGTGMLWVKKEKISKIFPLVPNEQPQSDNIRKFENLGTRPFFIEQAIGQAIQFNNSIGAVRKYERLFYLKNYWAEKVKDLPGITLYTSLKKGYSGALAVVGVNGMTPGQLESALLTRFKIHTTPIDKEHVKGVRVTPHVYILPSDLDRLVSALTILSKENTDKLAKAGK from the coding sequence ATGCCTTCTCGCCGTGCGTTCTTTCGCCAGTCGGCCAGCGTTGCCCTCTTTCCCAGTTTAAAACCACTCAGCGAATCGTACTTTCAGGAAGTAGCACGGTACCGCTTGGGAGACTCAGCCCAAGCTCTGGCTTCTGATGAAGATTTCTGGGCTCTCATCCAGCGGGCGTACACCGTCTCGCCGACGATACTGAATCTCAACAACGGTGGCGTAAGTCCCAGCCCGACCTTGGTACAGGAAGCCGTCGAGCGGTATTTCCGCTATTCCAACGAAGCCCCGAGCTACTACATGTGGCGGGTACTGGATCAGGGTCGAGAACCCCTGCGGGAACAGCTGGCCAAGGTAGCGGGTACGTCACCGGAGGAAATCGCCATTAACCGCAATGCAACCGAAGCTCTGGATACGGTCATTCTGGGTTTACCCCTGCAAAAGGGCGATGAAGTGGTCGTCTCCAATTTCGATTACCCGAATATGATGAGTGCCTGGCGGCAACGTGAACTCCGCGATGGTCTGAAGCTCAATTACGTGAAGCTGCCCATGCCCTGCGAAGACGAGAATCAGCTGGTGAAGCTGTTTGTCGAGCAAATGACACCGAAGACCAAAGTGGTACACCTCACGCACGTCATCAACTGGTCGGGGCAGGTGCTGCCCGTTCGGAAAATTGCCGACGAAGCTCACAAACGCGGGATTGAAGTACTCGTAGACGGAGCCCACAGTTTTGTGCATCTGGATTACAAAGTACCCGACCTGGGCTGCGATTATTACGGTACGAGTCTGCACAAATGGCTAAGTGCTCCGATTGGTACAGGCATGCTTTGGGTGAAAAAAGAGAAAATTTCGAAGATATTCCCCCTGGTACCCAACGAGCAGCCGCAGTCAGACAATATTCGCAAATTCGAAAACCTGGGTACGCGACCCTTTTTCATCGAACAGGCCATCGGGCAGGCCATTCAGTTCAATAATTCCATCGGGGCAGTTCGGAAATACGAGCGTCTGTTTTATCTGAAAAACTACTGGGCTGAAAAAGTAAAAGACCTGCCTGGTATTACGCTGTATACTTCGCTGAAAAAGGGCTATTCCGGAGCCTTGGCCGTCGTTGGTGTGAACGGAATGACGCCCGGTCAGCTGGAAAGTGCACTCCTGACTCGCTTCAAAATCCATACAACGCCAATAGATAAAGAACATGTGAAGGGCGTTCGGGTAACGCCGCACGTCTATATTTTACCCTCGGATCTCGACCGATTAGTCAGTGCTCTGACGATTCTGTCAAAAGAAAACACCGATAAGCTGGCAAAAGCCGGAAAGTAA
- a CDS encoding T9SS type A sorting domain-containing protein, with amino-acid sequence MKNFVLSLFLLTSALMSWGRNPTGSFFQNPVCPLKVAITPTSVGLCASGSVVLTANPSGTASSGAVTYQWRRGTQIVGTSRTYTATTVGIYSVTLSQGSCRATDTLTITLNPTPDLSSIAGDSALCEGQKGNLSVTTSGSTSPYTYQWKLGSTVLADKTPQLSITKAGTYTVTVTDAKGCTASTTKTVQETKPVLYITTATSKLNLCSADQEGVKMQIFRTENFTPDTYAWRRGTTVVGTGSTFEAKDAGTYTLQATAKNGCQAVSGNSIPIQKYNSPTAYAGADTSLTGKDRFEPKGIIPASGGTSPYTYAWQTSANTPVYTVANPSIGPFKGSAQVWLTVTDRNGCTARDTARITYIACKLKLSVTGADYLCEGRSSTQWTGRVTDSLGAVTYSWRQGSSLVFGNRVNLTKEGTYLIKVEDARGCEDSLSRSITIKPTPTVQISGDLFYCRGGGALLRANPAGGQAPYAYEWKLGTAVVANASGVQFNASAPGNYTVTVRDSLGCRRESAAVSIVERGQNIVANIVPAGKTTTMVPDSVVLNAVTGANYAYQWRKDNAEIAGATRPRLVLRGSQATGNYVVVVISEGCSVPSSPVNVWIEGPTAVEPGTTEVAVKVYPNPSASRAIIEINLPQAAAAQLQVYTLAGQPVLRQQDTQVQHQHRFDLDLSGVTGGMLLWKVQAGAYVREGKLIKTN; translated from the coding sequence ATGAAAAATTTTGTACTTAGTCTTTTCCTGCTGACATCGGCTCTGATGAGTTGGGGGAGAAACCCGACGGGTAGCTTCTTTCAAAACCCCGTTTGCCCCTTGAAAGTGGCTATAACTCCCACCAGTGTGGGCCTTTGTGCCAGTGGGAGCGTGGTCCTGACGGCGAATCCTAGTGGTACGGCTTCTTCCGGAGCCGTGACCTACCAGTGGCGGAGGGGTACTCAAATTGTTGGAACGAGCCGAACGTATACGGCAACTACCGTGGGAATCTACAGCGTTACGCTTAGCCAGGGTTCCTGTAGAGCTACCGATACACTGACCATCACGCTGAATCCTACACCCGACCTTTCGAGTATTGCGGGCGATTCGGCCCTTTGCGAGGGACAGAAAGGCAACCTGAGTGTAACGACCTCCGGTAGTACGAGTCCCTATACGTATCAGTGGAAACTTGGATCGACCGTGCTCGCCGATAAAACACCTCAGCTTTCGATTACCAAGGCCGGTACGTACACCGTGACGGTAACCGATGCGAAAGGTTGTACCGCTTCCACCACGAAAACCGTACAGGAAACCAAACCCGTTCTGTACATCACTACGGCAACGAGTAAGCTCAACCTGTGTTCGGCGGATCAGGAAGGGGTAAAGATGCAGATTTTTCGGACGGAGAACTTTACGCCGGATACCTATGCTTGGAGACGCGGTACAACGGTAGTGGGCACGGGCTCTACCTTTGAGGCCAAAGATGCTGGAACGTATACCTTGCAGGCTACGGCAAAAAATGGCTGTCAAGCCGTGTCCGGTAATAGCATTCCGATTCAAAAATACAATTCTCCCACCGCGTATGCCGGAGCCGACACCTCCCTGACGGGCAAAGATCGCTTCGAACCCAAAGGCATCATTCCGGCCAGTGGTGGTACAAGCCCCTATACCTACGCCTGGCAAACGTCCGCTAATACACCCGTTTATACCGTGGCCAATCCGAGCATTGGGCCTTTTAAAGGCTCTGCACAGGTTTGGCTAACGGTAACGGATCGAAATGGCTGTACGGCCCGCGATACGGCCCGAATCACCTATATTGCCTGTAAGCTAAAACTGAGTGTAACGGGGGCTGACTACCTCTGCGAGGGTCGAAGCAGTACACAATGGACGGGGCGGGTCACCGATAGCCTGGGTGCTGTAACCTATAGCTGGCGGCAGGGATCAAGTCTCGTATTTGGCAATCGCGTAAACCTGACGAAAGAAGGAACCTACCTGATTAAAGTCGAAGATGCCCGCGGCTGCGAAGATTCGCTGAGCCGGAGTATCACCATCAAACCAACGCCTACGGTACAAATTTCCGGTGATTTGTTCTACTGCCGGGGTGGTGGAGCCTTACTACGGGCGAACCCCGCGGGTGGACAGGCTCCGTACGCCTACGAATGGAAACTCGGTACAGCGGTTGTGGCCAATGCTTCTGGTGTACAATTCAATGCCTCTGCTCCGGGTAACTACACCGTTACCGTTCGGGATAGTCTAGGTTGTCGGAGAGAGTCGGCGGCAGTTTCCATTGTCGAACGGGGGCAGAACATCGTTGCGAACATCGTTCCGGCTGGAAAAACCACCACCATGGTTCCGGACAGCGTCGTATTGAATGCCGTTACGGGAGCCAATTATGCCTATCAGTGGCGGAAAGATAATGCCGAAATCGCAGGAGCGACGCGGCCTCGCCTAGTACTCCGGGGTTCGCAGGCAACGGGCAATTACGTCGTAGTAGTGATTAGTGAAGGGTGCTCCGTCCCCTCTTCGCCCGTAAACGTCTGGATTGAAGGGCCTACGGCCGTAGAGCCGGGTACGACTGAAGTCGCGGTGAAGGTATACCCTAACCCTTCCGCCAGTCGGGCCATTATTGAAATAAACTTACCCCAGGCCGCCGCCGCCCAATTGCAGGTGTACACCCTGGCGGGGCAGCCTGTACTACGTCAGCAGGATACGCAGGTACAGCATCAGCATCGCTTTGATCTGGATTTGTCGGGTGTTACGGGAGGTATGTTACTCTGGAAAGTACAAGCTGGAGCATACGTACGGGAAGGCAAGTTGATAAAGACGAACTAA
- a CDS encoding SulP family inorganic anion transporter, with translation MDTKLQYGTDVSIAGDLRGGLVSFLVAVPLCLGIALASGVPLFSGIIAGIVGGLVVGLLSKSQLSISGPEAGLIVVVLATMERLEAFPTFLLATFIAGLIQVGLGFLRAGIISNFFPSSVIKGMLAAIGIILIIKQLPHLVGYDADAAEGFSLFQPDGFDILTQLTIAFQQFSGTAILISLLSLSVLILWERPLFRQYAVLKNIPAALVVVTLGIGINMLISSLSPTLALQGNHLVQLPVPKTVAGFLGLFTFPDFTSWDNPQVYASALSIAMVASLEALLAIEAIDELDPLKRKSPTNRELKAQGIGNVVSGLIGGMPLTSVIVRSSVSLNAGARTKRAALIHGSLLLVCVVTLPSVLNRIPWASLASILLVTGYKLARVSIFRQQYAAGILKFLPFVTTVVAILLTDLLVGIGIGLAVGLFFVLRETYVKAHQTHAYHVNGQERIRIRMGDYVSFLNKVSITEILETIPHDSVVEIDCTRSSYIDSDVLNILNSFESKAHLRNIQITYLQPIAENKSLHHQIAV, from the coding sequence ATGGATACGAAGCTTCAATACGGGACTGACGTTTCCATAGCGGGTGACCTGCGAGGGGGCCTGGTTTCCTTTCTGGTGGCGGTTCCGCTGTGTCTGGGCATTGCTCTGGCTTCGGGTGTACCGCTCTTTTCTGGAATCATTGCCGGGATCGTGGGTGGACTGGTCGTTGGGTTACTTAGCAAATCTCAGTTGAGTATATCCGGACCTGAGGCGGGCTTAATTGTAGTAGTACTGGCGACCATGGAACGCCTGGAGGCTTTTCCAACGTTTCTGCTGGCTACGTTTATCGCCGGACTCATTCAGGTGGGTTTAGGTTTTCTTCGGGCGGGGATTATTAGTAATTTCTTTCCCTCCTCCGTCATTAAGGGGATGCTGGCCGCGATTGGTATCATTTTGATCATCAAACAGTTGCCGCATTTGGTAGGCTACGACGCCGATGCCGCTGAAGGCTTTTCGCTTTTTCAGCCCGATGGCTTTGACATCCTGACGCAGTTGACGATTGCTTTCCAGCAGTTTAGCGGAACGGCCATTCTCATTTCGCTGCTTTCACTCAGCGTACTGATTCTTTGGGAACGGCCGCTTTTTCGTCAATATGCGGTTTTAAAGAATATTCCGGCTGCCCTAGTTGTCGTTACGCTGGGCATTGGCATCAATATGCTGATTTCCTCCCTGAGCCCTACGCTGGCGTTACAGGGAAATCATCTGGTCCAATTACCCGTACCCAAAACCGTGGCGGGGTTCCTTGGGCTTTTTACATTTCCTGATTTTACGTCCTGGGATAATCCGCAGGTCTATGCCTCGGCCCTGTCGATTGCGATGGTAGCCAGTCTGGAAGCTCTTTTGGCCATCGAAGCCATCGACGAGCTCGACCCACTCAAGCGGAAATCACCGACGAATCGGGAATTGAAGGCTCAGGGTATTGGTAATGTGGTGAGTGGATTGATTGGGGGCATGCCGCTGACTTCGGTCATCGTCCGGAGTTCGGTTAGCCTGAATGCGGGAGCACGTACCAAACGGGCCGCTTTGATTCACGGATCCTTACTACTGGTTTGCGTCGTGACGCTGCCGTCGGTACTGAACCGGATTCCCTGGGCTTCGCTGGCTTCCATTTTACTGGTAACGGGCTATAAACTCGCCCGGGTCAGCATTTTCAGACAGCAGTATGCGGCGGGGATACTCAAGTTTTTGCCTTTCGTTACGACGGTCGTAGCGATTTTACTAACGGATTTGTTAGTGGGCATCGGCATCGGTCTGGCCGTAGGATTATTCTTCGTTCTGCGGGAAACCTACGTGAAAGCCCACCAGACGCATGCCTACCATGTTAACGGGCAGGAACGTATTCGCATTCGCATGGGCGATTACGTATCCTTTCTCAATAAAGTCAGTATTACGGAAATTCTGGAAACCATTCCGCATGATAGTGTGGTAGAAATCGACTGTACGCGATCTTCTTATATCGACAGCGATGTACTGAACATTTTAAACAGTTTTGAATCGAAAGCTCATTTACGAAATATTCAGATCACGTATCTGCAACCCATAGCCGAAAATAAATCACTTCATCATCAAATAGCTGTCTAA
- a CDS encoding sensor histidine kinase: MKIRSKLSLTFLLIVAANLILFSSVVYFTSEYFRQKDFYLRLSDKAKTTARLLIEEEKIDAQLLKLFERNNLTSLPEEQIIVYNSKNQIVYESDNRPDRLADKLHLLERVRQKGEVFVRYGQREIVGLTYRYDSKEFIIIASAYDEYGLTEMRHLRTILGFGLVFGLTLVGISGWFFAGRTLQPISEVVRQVEQITAFNLNQRLVAGKEEDEIAQLAQTFNSMLDRVQKAFAVQRDFVANASHELRTPLTIITGQIEVTLIKPRTPEEHEAKWKTVLESIRRLNNLANNLLELAQVNQDVSTITFQEVALDEVIYDAAKLLTTKQPSYQMIFSFEGDTATSQPSLLVKGNKTLLTTAFLNLMENACKFSQNKQVEVTLGVNTEGATVTFTDQGVGISAEDLKHIYEPFFRAENVKKIHGYGIGLPLTHRIMELHHGRILVSSELNRGTSVVLQLPKLF; encoded by the coding sequence ATGAAAATCAGATCCAAACTATCATTAACCTTCCTGTTGATTGTAGCGGCTAATCTGATTTTGTTTTCGTCGGTCGTGTACTTCACTTCGGAGTATTTCCGGCAAAAAGATTTTTACCTACGCCTCAGCGATAAGGCCAAAACGACCGCCCGCCTGCTCATTGAAGAGGAAAAAATTGACGCCCAGCTATTAAAGCTTTTTGAGCGAAATAACCTGACTTCTTTGCCTGAAGAACAGATCATTGTCTATAATTCCAAGAATCAGATTGTTTACGAAAGTGACAATCGACCCGACCGCCTTGCCGACAAGCTTCATTTGCTGGAGCGGGTCCGGCAAAAAGGCGAAGTGTTTGTGCGGTACGGCCAGCGGGAAATCGTGGGATTAACGTATCGCTACGACAGTAAGGAATTCATCATCATTGCCTCGGCCTACGATGAATACGGGCTTACGGAGATGAGGCACTTGCGGACTATTCTGGGTTTCGGGCTCGTATTCGGCCTGACACTGGTGGGTATTTCCGGCTGGTTTTTTGCCGGGCGTACCCTGCAACCCATCTCCGAGGTCGTGCGACAAGTGGAACAAATCACGGCTTTTAACCTCAATCAACGCCTGGTTGCGGGGAAAGAGGAAGATGAAATTGCCCAGCTGGCTCAGACGTTCAATTCCATGCTGGATCGCGTGCAAAAAGCCTTTGCAGTACAGCGGGATTTCGTAGCCAACGCCTCGCACGAGTTACGTACGCCGCTCACCATCATTACGGGTCAGATTGAAGTGACGCTGATCAAACCCCGTACGCCCGAGGAGCACGAGGCGAAGTGGAAAACCGTACTCGAATCCATCCGACGGTTGAACAATCTGGCCAATAACCTGCTGGAACTGGCCCAGGTCAATCAGGATGTATCGACCATTACCTTTCAGGAAGTCGCTCTGGACGAAGTCATCTACGATGCTGCCAAACTGCTTACAACCAAGCAACCCTCGTATCAAATGATTTTTTCGTTTGAAGGAGATACGGCAACTTCACAACCTTCGTTACTGGTAAAAGGGAACAAGACTCTGCTCACGACGGCCTTTTTGAATTTGATGGAAAACGCCTGTAAATTTTCCCAAAACAAGCAGGTGGAAGTAACGCTGGGCGTGAATACGGAAGGAGCCACCGTCACCTTTACCGATCAGGGCGTAGGCATTAGTGCCGAGGATCTCAAACACATTTACGAACCCTTCTTCCGGGCCGAAAATGTTAAGAAAATTCATGGATACGGCATTGGGCTTCCCCTTACCCACCGAATCATGGAATTGCACCACGGTCGCATCTTAGTTAGCTCCGAACTCAACCGGGGGACTTCTGTCGTGTTACAGCTACCCAAGCTTTTCTAA
- a CDS encoding response regulator transcription factor: MKILIVEDEHEVASFIKSGLEDYGLEADVAEDALKAQQLLKEQEYGTVILDVNLPIMNGFELCKIIRDRYENVSILMLTAFGTTENVLTGFDAGADDYLVKPFEFRELMARLRALNRRRLAVPAEAVVLKLADLEYNQKSKTVKRDNHKISLTARELALLEFFMKNQNRALSRSEIAEKVWDVNFDTGTNVVDVYVNYLRKKIDKDFSPKLIHTISGIGYIMQEAED; the protein is encoded by the coding sequence ATGAAAATCCTGATTGTCGAAGATGAGCACGAAGTCGCTTCTTTCATCAAAAGTGGCCTGGAAGATTATGGACTCGAAGCCGACGTGGCTGAGGATGCTCTGAAAGCCCAGCAACTGTTGAAGGAACAGGAATACGGCACGGTGATTCTGGACGTGAATCTGCCCATTATGAACGGGTTCGAACTCTGCAAGATCATTCGGGATCGCTACGAGAATGTATCCATACTGATGCTTACGGCCTTCGGTACCACCGAAAACGTCCTAACGGGTTTCGATGCGGGAGCCGATGATTATCTGGTCAAGCCTTTCGAGTTTCGGGAACTAATGGCCCGTCTCCGGGCACTCAACCGCCGCCGACTGGCCGTACCCGCTGAAGCCGTCGTACTGAAGCTGGCTGATCTGGAATACAACCAGAAAAGTAAAACCGTAAAGCGGGATAATCACAAAATTAGCCTCACTGCCCGCGAACTGGCTTTACTGGAGTTTTTCATGAAAAACCAGAACCGGGCCTTGTCCCGTAGTGAAATTGCGGAAAAGGTCTGGGACGTAAATTTTGATACGGGTACCAACGTGGTTGATGTATACGTCAATTACCTTCGTAAGAAAATTGACAAGGATTTTTCGCCCAAACTGATCCATACCATCAGCGGCATCGGTTATATCATGCAGGAAGCCGAAGACTAG